GCCGCCGAGATCACCTTGTCCGTCGCCATCGATGTTCAGGCGGCGCACCATGACTGGCCCTTCGACTGGCATTTTCCAGATCCCCGTGTAAACGGTCTTGTCCCGCCACTGCACGGTTTGGGGCATGCCGACGTTTACTGAAATCAGCGTGCCCACCGTGTCACCTCCGAGCTGGATAAATGGGATGACCGGCCCAGACTATGCCGCCCCGGCTTCGAGGGCAACATGAGGCGGGACTGTTGCGCGGGGCTGTTCTGGTGCATAATGGGTTGGACAACCCAAAAATATCATTGGCAAGTTTCGCACAACGCCGTGTGGCGTTGAGGCTGATTCTCAGGAGGACGCCATGGCGGCTGTCCATCATCGATACGCAACCGTCGACGGTCACCGGCTCTTCTTCCGCGAAGCGGGCGACCCGGACACTCCTGCGCTGGTGTTGTTGCACGGGTTTCCGACCAGCTCCTACATGTTCCGGCATCTGCTTCCGGCGCTAGCCGACCGTTACCACGTCATCGCGCCCGATCACCTGGGCTTCGGGCTTTCCGACGCGCCTTCCGTGCAGGAGTTCGACTACACCTTCGACGCACTGACCGACCTCACCGCCGGGTTGCTGCGCGCGCTGGACGTTGCCCGGTATGCGATGTACGTCCAGGACTACGGCGCACCGATCGGCTGGCGGCTCGCGCTACGCGACCCGTCGGCGATCACCGCCGTCATCACTCAGAACGGCAACGGATACGACGCGGGATTCGTCGACAGCTTCTGGAAGACCGTGCGGGCTTATCAATGCGAACAAACCCCTGACACTGAGGCCGCGGTCCGGCAGTTCCTTACGCTGGATGCCACCCGATGGCAATACGTCACCGGCGTTCCCGATGAGACCCTCGTCGATCCCGAATGCTGGCACCACGACTACGCGCTCATATCGCGACCGGGCAACGACCTGGTGCAGCTGAAATTGTTGCGGGACTACGCAACCAATGCGCCGCTCTACCCGCAGCTGCACGAATACTTTCGCGCCAGCCAGGTACCGCTGCTGGCGGTGTGGGGCCGCGGCGACGAGATCTTCGGCCCGGCCGGTGCCACGGCTTTCGCGGATGACCTCCCCAATGCCGAGATCCGATTGCTCGACGGCGGGCACTTCCTGCTGGAGCCCGCACTGGACGAGGTAACCGAGCTGATCCGCGGCTTCCTCGCCGAGGTTGACATGGCCGCCTGATCGGACCCGCCGGTACCGCCGGCGTCAATGGGTTGGATATCCCATAGTTCGGAGTGCCCGCGGGTTAGCCTGACGCGATGGCCCATCCCGATGTTCAGGACGAACAACGGTTGACCGCCAAGGGGCGCGCCACCAGGGATCGCATCGTCGAGGCGGCCGCCCAGCTGATCGTCACCGAGGGCCTGTCCGCGTCAAATATGGAAAACGTCCGCCGGGCGGCATCGGTCAGCGGTTCCCAGCTCGCCCATTATTTCGCCGACAAAGCCGCCCTGATTCGCGCGGTGATCAGGCGCCAGATCGGCGTGGTTCTCGACTTCCACCGGCAGCCCAAACTCGGAGGTCTCGCGTCATTCGCCGACTTCGAGCGGTGGATCGACCTCAACATGCGATACCTCAGGCGCATCGGATTTTTCGGCACCCCCACCTACCACGCCCTCGCCGCCCAACTGGCGAAGTCCGACGACCCGACGCGTGAAACCCTGGCGGCCGGCTATTGGCAGTGGATCGACCTGCTCGAGGCGGCGATCCAGCGGATGAAAGATGAGGGCGTCTTGGTCGCGAACGCCGAGCCCCGACGGTTGGCGATGGTCATCGTCGCCGCCCACCAGGGTGGTGGCACCCTGGCCTTCACCTACCGGGCGGAATGGCCGCATGCCGACGCCGTTCGTTTCGCGGTCAACTACCTGCGCACCTTCGCCACCGATCCGGCCGAGAGGCTCTCCAGACCTGCGCGGCGTCCCCGGAGGCGCGGCGAGGACCGCCACGTGAAGGACGACCGCCCAGCACGATTCACCCATAAGGGACTGGCGACTCGCGCGCGAATCGTTGACGTAGCCGCGCGGCTCATGTTTGAGCGCGGCGTCGCCAACACCAGCATCGAGCAGGTACGGCACGCGGCAGGGGTCGGCGGCTCACAGATCGCGCACTACTTCCGGGACAAACGCGACCTGACGCGTGAGGTCGTCGCCACGCGCCGCGACGACGTGCGGAGCTTCCACACCCAGCCACCGCTGGGCGCCCTTGACAGCGTCGTCGCCCTGCAGGCATGGGCCGACGCCTGCGTCGCCGACATCGACGCCGTGTACCGGGTCGGCGGTTGCGTATACGGCTCGCTAGCGGGTGAGCTGATCGACGCCGACGACCAAATACACGACGATCTCTCCGGGGGATACGACCAGTGGATCGAGCTGTTCGAAACGGGCCTTAAGGCGATGCGCCGCCGCGGCGATCTGCGCCCCGACGCCGATCCGCGGCACCTGGCGGTGTCGCTGGTTGTCGCGCACCAGGGCGGCGCGATGCTGACGTACGTCACCGGGGATGCGGAACCGCTGCGGGCGGCCGTAAACGCCGCCGTGGACTACGTTCGCTCGTTCGCGACGCAGACGCGCAAGAGCCGAGCCACTTCAGCGCGGCGACTCCGCACAGCCGGACCCGAGTAAGGTCACCGGCTCAGCTGGACATACTGGGTTGGCCAGCCCATAATAATTGGGTTGGCTGGCCCAATATAGTCGGCGGAAGGTCGTCGGTTCCGCCGGGCACGTCGATATCCGAATGCCCACTCAGTTTCTGGGAGGAGCCGCAATGTCCACCACCGGAGCATTTGAGCTACCCACCGCGCCCGCCGTAGTGCGCGAGCAGCGAGGCGGCGAAAACATGCGCGCAATCATCCTGAAGGGGTTCGGCGGCCTGGACAGCCTGGTCTACGCCGACATTCCCAAGCCGCTACCCAGGGACGGCGAAGTGGTGATCGAAGTCAAGGCCTTCGGCATCAATCACGCCGAGCTGCACATGCGTCGGGGCGAATGGGCCGAAGCCGCGGAGGTCAGCGGCATCGAATGCGTCGGCGTCGTCGACTCCTGTCCGGGCCGCGAGTTCCCCGTGGGGGCCAAGGTGGCGGCATTGATGGGCGGCCTGGGCCGAACCATCAATGGCAGCTACGCGCAGTACACACGTGTGCGTGCGGCGAACGTCGCCCTCATCGAATCCGATTTACCCTGGCCGCAGCTGGCCGCGCTGCCCGAAACCTACGCGGTCGCTTGGACATGCCTTTTCCGCAACCTCGACCTGAAGGCGGGACAGACGCTGGTCCTGCGCGGCGCGACCTCATCGCTCGGGCAGGCCGCACTCAAGCTGGCCGTCGGCGCCGGCGCGCGCGTCATTGCCACCGCGCGAAGCCGCGGCCGGTTTCCCATGCTGGAGGAGCTGGGCGCGTCGCGCGTCGTATTGGAAAGGCGCGACCTGGCCGACCATCTCCCCGAGGCCAAGCAGATCGATGCTGTCCTGGACTTGGTCGGCAACAGCACTATCCTGGACTCCCTCGACATGCTGCGCCGCGGCGGAACGGCTTGCCTGGCCGGATGGCTGGGCGGACTCGACCCCGTCGGGGATTTCAACCCGCTGTTGCGCATGGCGAGCGGCGTCAACTGGAACTTCTTCGGCAGCTTCGTCTTTGGGACCCCGGGCTTCCCGCTGTCGGACGTCCCCCTGCAAGATATCGCGCGGCAAGTCGCAGAGGGCATGCTGGAGGCCAGGCCGTCTCGCGTCTTCACTTTCGACGAGATTCGCGAGGCGCATCGCGTGATGGAAGCCGGAGATGCCGGCGGCAAGATGGTAGTGGTGATGAGGTGAGCGAAGACCGCTGCGGATCTAACCCGAAACGGCGATGATTCGTTCACACGCGATCGGGTACTTAGACCCAACGCGCCCACAGTGAAGAAGGTTGAGCCGTAGCCATGCCCGCACCGTCCGTCCTGGTTTTCGACGTCAACGAGACCTTGGTCGACATTGATTCGCTCGCACCGCTTTTCGCTGAATTGTTCGGGGACGAGCGGGTCCTTCGCGAGTGGTTCGCCCAGCTCGTCATGTATTCGATGTCCGCGACCCTTGCGGCCAGCTACGTGGACTTCTCTACGCTCGCCCAGGGCGTGCTGCGCATGGTGGGCGGCATCCACCACGTCGAGGTCTCCGACGATGACGCTGGTCGCCTCAAGTCCGGCTTGCTCACCATGCCGGCGCACCCGGATGCGTGGGAGGGGCTCGCGATGTTGCGTGACGACGGTTTTCGGCTCGTCACCCTGACTAATTCGCCGCCCAACCCGGACGGGCCGACGGCGCTGCAAAGTTCGGGACTGGCCCAATTCTTCGAACAACAATTGAGCGTCGATGCCTGCCGCGCCTTCAAACCGGCGCCCACGGTGTACCGGTACGTGTGCGACGCGCTCGAGGTGGCACCGGCCGACTGCATGATGGTCGCCGCGCACGCGTGGGACACCCTCGGGGCCCAGAACGCCGGCTTCAGCGCCGCGCTCATCACGCGCCCCGGCAATCCACCGCTGCCCGTCGGCGGGCTGCCGCAGCCGAACATCATGGCGCGTGACGTGCGCGAGTTCGCGGAGAAACTGGTCCACGGCCGACGCCATAATTGACCCATGGCCACCGCAGACGGATTCCATCCCGATTTCAACGAGACAACAGCGGAGCTCACCCACAACCGGGTGCACCACATCAAGGCGTCGGACATCAGCGCCGACACAGCGCAATCGGAGGGACTGCGTCGCTTCGCCGCACTCAACGGCACGTCGGTCGGCGCCGAGAAGCTCTGGATGGGCGAGACACACGCGTCACCCTCGGCCGTTTCGTCCAACCACCATCACGGCGAGTCGGAGACCGCCATCTACGTGCGCAGCGGCCATCCAGAATTCGTCTTTCACGACGGCACCCAAGAAATGCGCATCTCGACCTCACCCGGCGACTACGTCTTCATCCCGCCGTACCTGCCGCACCGCGAGGAAAACCCCGACCCGACCACGCCGGCGGAGGTGGTCATCGCGCGCAGCACCCAGGAGGCGGTCGTGGTGAACCTGCCGGCGTTGTATCCCCTTCGGTGAACGGCGATTTCGACGAGGCTCTCGTCGGGGCCGCGACGGTAGTGCGACGGCCTTTACCCCTCGGTGCACCGGACGTTTTAATACGTCTTATGACCACTCGGTCGCTCGACCTGGAATCCGCCGATCTGCGGATTCGGCGCGGCAGCGTGCCGGCGAGCACCCAGCTCGCCGAAGCGCTCAAGGCCGCGATCATCAAGCAGCGCCTGCCCCGAGGCGGGCGGCTGCCCAGCGAGCGGGAGCTGATCGATCGATCCGGTTTGAGCCGGGTGACCGTGCGCGCGGCGGTCGGGCTGCTCGAGCGGCAGGGCTGGCTGGTTCGACGCCAGGGCCTGGGCACCTTCGTGACCAACCCGGTGAGACAAGAGTTGGGCTCCGGCGTCCGCACGATCACCGAGGTCCTGGCGAATTCCGGCATCACTCCGCGGGTCGACGTCCTCTCCCACCGCGTGCAGGAGCCGCCCCAACGAATCGGCGAAACGCTGGGGTTGTCCAAAGCACTTTGCATCCACCGCCGTTTCCGCGACGCCGACGTACCCCTGGCCCTGATGATCGCCTACCTACCGCCCGGACTGGGAAAGGCCGTCGAGCCGCTGCTGGCGAGCGTGTCGGAGACGCAGCCCGCGCGGGCGATGGAGAGCACCTACACGATGTGGGAGCGGCGACTGGGCATCCCGGTAGCCAGAGCCAGTTATGAGATACACGCGGCCGGGGCCTCCGTCGAGGTCGCCGGCGCGTTGAATCTGCCGTTGGGCTCTCCCGTGCTTGTGCTCGAACGCATCAGTTACGGCAAAGACGACAAGCCCCTCGAGGTCGTCGAGTTCCACTACCGCCCCGAGCGATACCGGTTTTCGGTGACGCTGCCGAGGACCATGCCCGGTCCCGGCGCCGGGATCGTCGAGCGGCGTCTGAACGACTGACCTCGCCGCCCGGCCGAACCCGCCCCGGCCACTCAGCCAATTCTCAACACATTCTTCGGTGGCTCATGGCTTGTCTCCCAGCATCCGCAAAGCCACTGGCCGCAGCATGTTTTCATGACGAACCAGCCCATGTGCGCGAACCTGGTCGAACGCTACCTGCGCACCCGCGGGCGACGCTATTTCCGCGGCCACCACGACGGCGAATACTTCTTCGTCACCAGCGCCCACCCCCGGCGCCTGCACGTCCATCTCGAGATCTCGCCCGCGCACGGCGATGTGCTGATCATCCGGGTGACCCCCGGCTGCTTCTTCCCCGCCACCGACCGCCCCTGGCTGGTGCACTTCTCGGACACGTGGAACCGCCAGGAGCGCGAGGTCACCGCGATCGTGCACGGGTCGTCCGACCCACACCGGATCGGCGTGGTGGCGCGCAGGTCGCACTGGGTTCGGCAGAACGTCTCCTTCGAGGATTTCGCCGCCTTCGTCGACCGCACCATCGCCGACGCGACCGAGCTCTTCGACGACTTGAGCCCGGCCGTCGAGCTGGCGACGGCGCATCCGTTGCTGCGCGACGCCGGCTGATCCCGGCGGCCGACCAGGCGACGCAGGGTTTCGCCAGCCGACAAGCCCGCACGAGGCGACGGACGCCATCAGCGCCTCGTTCGTCGAAATGCGCTCCGCCGCAGGGATGCCCGACTAGACGGACAGCGTCGCGTCCAACACCGAATAGAACAGGCCCAAGCCGTCGTCGGAGGGGCCGGTCAGCGCTTCGATGGCGTGCTCGGGGTGCGGCATCAGCCCGACGACGCGGCCGTTGGCGGAGCTGACGCCGGCGATGTCATGCAGCGAGCCGTTGGGGTTGTCGAGGTAGCGGAACACCACCCGGCCCTCCCCTTCCAGCTCCTCGAGCACATCGTCGGGGGCCACGTAGCGGCCCTCGCCCGATTTCAGCGGCACCAGCAACTCAGCGCCCCACTCGAAACGCGACGTCCAAGCCGTCGAGATCGACGCCACCCGCAGCCACACGTCGCGGCAGACGAAGTGCAATCCGACATTGCGGGTCAGCGCCCCGGGCAACAGGCCCGCCTCGCAGAGCACCTGAAAACCGTTGCAAATACCCAACACCGGCATGCCACGCTGCGCGGCCGCCACCACCTCGCCCATCACCGGGGCGAACCGGGCGATCGCCCCCGCCCGCAGGTAGTCGCCATAGGAGAAACCGCCGGGCACCACCACGGCGTCGACACCCCTGAGGTCGGCGTCCGCATGCCACAGGCTGACCGCCTCGGCGCCGACACGCCGCACGGCCCGGGCGGCGTCGACGTCGTCCAGGGTCCCGGGAAAGGTGATGATGCCGATTCGTGCCGTCACCGGGTCTCCCGGCTGATCGTCCAGTCCTCGATCACGGTGTTCGCCAACAGCGATTCGGCTATCTCGGCGAGCACCGAATCGTCAACCGTGTCGTCCACCTCGAGTTCGAACCTCTTGCCCTGTCTGACATCTGAGATCCCCGGATGGCCGAGTCGCTCCAGCGCGCCGACAATCGCCTGTCCCTGCGGGTCGAGAATCTCCGCTTTGGGCATCACATGAACCACTACCCGGCCCACCGGCGCTCCTCCTCAGATCTGTCTTGAGCGCCAACTCTACCGGCGAAGGGGCAGCTCGGCCGTTACGGGCACGAGGCGATATAGGCCTCGCAGAGGGGCGCGGTCATGGCGCTCAGCACCGGGTCGTCCGCCATCGCCGGCCAGGGGACCTGCGGCGGCCCCGACGACCATAGCGTGAGCTCGCTGATCGTGCTGCTCGCCGGGTGCGCGACCAGGTAGGAGTGCATGACGACCGGGCCGCTGATCACCGCCGCCATCCGGTTCGATTCGTCGCTGGTGATCGACGGCGATTGCAGCGGCGCCCGTTGCTGGCAGGCGCGCAGCGCAGCGACGGCATTGGCGAACACCGACGCCGCGATGGAACCGCCGCTGGCCGTATCGCCGCGCCAGTGCAGGATCTGGGCCTGCAGCTGCCACTGCCCGTCCGGGTGGGCCACGGTGGCGCGCGCCACGACCGCGGACCCGCGCGGGTCACGCGGCACCGGGGGTATGCCGCAGAGCTCCTCGAACCGGAATCGGGGTCCGGGGGACGTGCCGGTCACATGCGCCGCCAGGCTCGACAACGGGGGCCAGCCGTATACCGAATCCAGCGGCACGGCGCGTCGCTGGATCCACGCGGAGTCGGGGATCTGATCGCACACGGGCGGGCAGGTTTGCGGCTCGGCGTGGGCGGGCACTACGCCGACGAAAGCGACCGCGAGGCCGCCGACCACCACCATCGTCGCCAGGATTACCCGCATCGGCATCACCCCCGTCAGGGCACAATCGTAGACATGCAACTGACGCATTTTGGCCATTCCTGCCTACTTGCAGAGTTCGACCACGCGCGCGTGCTCTTCGATCCTGGAACCTTCGCGCACGGTTTCGAGGGCATCACGGGGTTGTCGGCCATCCTGATCACCCATCAGCACCCCGACCACGTCGACGTCACCCGGCTGCCGGCGCTGCTCGAGGGCAACCCCGGCGCCGCCCTGTATGCCGACCCGCAAACCACCGCGCAGCTGGGCGCGCCGTGCCAGGCGGTGCACGTCGGCGACGAGCTGCGGATCGGCGAGCTGACGGTTCGTGCCGTTGGCGGCAAACATGCCGTCATTCACCCGGAAATCCCTGTAATAGAAAACATCTCGTTTCTAGTGGGCGACGGCGATCATCGCGCGAGGCTGATGCATCCCGGTGATGCGCTGTTCGTGCCCGAGGAGCCGGTGGACGTTCTGGCGACGCCGGCGGCCGCCCCGTGGATGAAGATCTCAGAAGCCGTCGATTACCTGCGCGCGGTCGCGCCCGCGCGCGCCGTACCCATCCACCAAGGGATCATCGCCCCGGATGCGCGGGGCATCTACTACGGCCGGCTTACCGAGATGACCACTACCGACTTCCAGGTGCTCCCCGAGGAAAACGCGGTCACCTTCTAGCGCGAGCAGGCGCCCGCCCAGTCAGGCTAGGCGATGTCGTCGGCGACGCCGCGGCCGGCGGCCCGCCCGGAGAAGATGCAACCACCCAGGAAGGTGCCCTCCAGGGCGCGGTAGCCGTGCACGCCGCCACCGCCGAAACCGGCCACCTCACCGGCGGCGTACAGCCCGTTGAGGGGCGTGCCATCGGCCTTCAATACGCGGGCGGCCAGGTCGGTCTCTATGCCGCCCAATGTCTTTCGAGTCAGGATGTGCAACTTCACCGCGATCATCGGCCCCGCCTTCGGATCGGTCAGCCGGTGCGGCGCGACCACCCGGCCCAGCCGGTCGCCCAGATAGCCGCGGGCGGCGCGGATCGCGGTGATCTGGCCGTCCTTGCTGAACTTGTTGGCCACCTCCCGGTCGCGGGCCGTCACTTCAGCCTCCACGGTTGCGTAATCCAGTGGCGCCACGGCGGGCAGCTGGTTCATCGCGGTCACCAACTCCCGCAAGGAGTTTGCGCTGGCGAAGTCGACGCCCCGGTCGACGAACGCCTGCACGGGCCCGGGCGGCCTGGAGCGGGCCCGGTTACGCAGCAGCTGGCGCAGGCTCTGCCCGGTCAGATCGGGATTCTGCTCCTGTCCGGAGAGCGCGAATTCCTTCTCAATAATCTTGGTGTTCAACACAAACCACGTGTAGTCATAGCCGGATTTTGTGATGTATTCCAGCGTGCCGAGCGTGTCGAAACCCGGATAGAGCGGCACCGGCAACCGCTTGCCGGTCGCGTCGAGCCACAGCGACGACGGTCCCGGAATGATGCGGATCCCGTGCAGCGGCCAGATCGGGTCGTAGTTGGTGATGCCCTCGGTGTAATGCCACATCCGGTCCGGGTTGATGACCCGCGCACCGGCCTGCTGGGAGATGCCGATCATCCTGCCGTCGACGTGAGCGGGCACCCCGCTGAGTAACTGTTCGGGTATGCGGCCCATGCGCTTCGGCCAATTCTTGCGCACCAGCTCGTGGTTGCCGCCGATGCCGCCGCTGGTGACGATTACCGCGGGCGCGCGAAACTCGAACTGCCCCACGGCCGTTCGTGACGACGCCATACCCCTCGGCACGGCCGAGGGCTCCAACACGGTGCCCCGGACGCCGGTCACCGCGCCACCCTCGACGATCAACTCGTCGACCCGGTGGCGGTGCGCGAAGCGCACCGTCGAACGGTCCCGCAGCTGACGGGCGAAGATCTCGACCAAGGCGGGCCCGGTGCCCCAGGTGATATGGAAGCGGGGCACCGAATTGCCGTGTCCCTGCGCGTTGTAACCGCCGCGTTCGGCCCAGCCCACCAGCGGAAAGATTTTCAGTCCCCGGTCACGCAGCCAACGGCGCTTCTCCCCCGCCGCGAAATCGACATAGGCGTGCGCCCATTGGCGCGGCCAGTAGTCCTCGGGTCGGTCGAACGCCGCGGTACCGAGCCAGTCCTGCAGGGCAAGCTCGTGGCTGTCGCGGATCCCCAGCCGCCGCTGCTCGGGGCTGTCGACGAAGAACAGTCCGCCGAACGACCAAAAGGCCTGGCCGCCCAGGTTGGCACTGCTCTCCTGGTCGAGGATCAGCACGCGCAGGCCTCGGTCGACCAACTCGCAGGCGGCCACCAAGCCAGCGAGCCCCGCCCCGACGACGATGGCGTCGGCGCCCAACCCCGCGGCCGAAGAATCGCTCATGTGGGTCCAGCGTAGCGCCCGCACCGGGCCGGTTGAGGAGACGCTTCGTCAGGCCGCGTCGAGTATCGCCTTGTCACGCTGCCAGCGGTACACCGTCGGTGTGCAGCCGTGCATCAGGGACAGATCGACGGCGTCCACCATGGCCTGCAGCGGACCCGGTTTGCGTAGGTGGCGAGCGGCCACCGCGACCCGCACCACGCCGCCGCGGCGGGCGATCCGCTCGGCCGACAGCACCACCATCCGGCACCACCACGGTTCGCTGAGAAAGCCTTCTCCGATGCCCAATACGCGGGAGCGCACGGTGGTGTGCCGAACCAGGTCGGTTATCCCGTGCAGGTCGGCGAGCATCCGAAAACCGTTGTTCGGCAACGCCTTGACGACCCCCGGGGACACGACCCAGCCGGGTGCCGCGAACAGCCGCGTGCGCAGCCCGAGGTGCTCGAGCACCCGGTCGGCAGCCATCAGCCGCAAATTGGCCTCGTGCGCCCGAAGGATGGCGAATTCACCGCGGCGCTTCTTGGTGGCCGCGTCGTCATAACCGTGCAGCACGATGGCGTCACCGCCGGACCGTCGGTCGGTCAGCCATTCGACGGTGCGCGGATCCTGGTCCAGGCGGTAGTCACCGGACAGCCGCGGAGCCACCAACAGCGACACCGGCACGTTTCGGGCATCCATTTGCGCGCAGAACGCCTCGACGTCAGGCAGGGTGCG
This genomic interval from Mycobacterium sp. SMC-2 contains the following:
- the purS gene encoding phosphoribosylformylglycinamidine synthase subunit PurS, which codes for MGRVVVHVMPKAEILDPQGQAIVGALERLGHPGISDVRQGKRFELEVDDTVDDSVLAEIAESLLANTVIEDWTISRETR
- a CDS encoding DUF2334 domain-containing protein; translated protein: MAGKLIVSVSGIGERTLPDVEAFCAQMDARNVPVSLLVAPRLSGDYRLDQDPRTVEWLTDRRSGGDAIVLHGYDDAATKKRRGEFAILRAHEANLRLMAADRVLEHLGLRTRLFAAPGWVVSPGVVKALPNNGFRMLADLHGITDLVRHTTVRSRVLGIGEGFLSEPWWCRMVVLSAERIARRGGVVRVAVAARHLRKPGPLQAMVDAVDLSLMHGCTPTVYRWQRDKAILDAA
- a CDS encoding MBL fold metallo-hydrolase gives rise to the protein MQLTHFGHSCLLAEFDHARVLFDPGTFAHGFEGITGLSAILITHQHPDHVDVTRLPALLEGNPGAALYADPQTTAQLGAPCQAVHVGDELRIGELTVRAVGGKHAVIHPEIPVIENISFLVGDGDHRARLMHPGDALFVPEEPVDVLATPAAAPWMKISEAVDYLRAVAPARAVPIHQGIIAPDARGIYYGRLTEMTTTDFQVLPEENAVTF
- a CDS encoding GntR family transcriptional regulator, with product MTTRSLDLESADLRIRRGSVPASTQLAEALKAAIIKQRLPRGGRLPSERELIDRSGLSRVTVRAAVGLLERQGWLVRRQGLGTFVTNPVRQELGSGVRTITEVLANSGITPRVDVLSHRVQEPPQRIGETLGLSKALCIHRRFRDADVPLALMIAYLPPGLGKAVEPLLASVSETQPARAMESTYTMWERRLGIPVARASYEIHAAGASVEVAGALNLPLGSPVLVLERISYGKDDKPLEVVEFHYRPERYRFSVTLPRTMPGPGAGIVERRLND
- a CDS encoding zinc-binding dehydrogenase; its protein translation is MSTTGAFELPTAPAVVREQRGGENMRAIILKGFGGLDSLVYADIPKPLPRDGEVVIEVKAFGINHAELHMRRGEWAEAAEVSGIECVGVVDSCPGREFPVGAKVAALMGGLGRTINGSYAQYTRVRAANVALIESDLPWPQLAALPETYAVAWTCLFRNLDLKAGQTLVLRGATSSLGQAALKLAVGAGARVIATARSRGRFPMLEELGASRVVLERRDLADHLPEAKQIDAVLDLVGNSTILDSLDMLRRGGTACLAGWLGGLDPVGDFNPLLRMASGVNWNFFGSFVFGTPGFPLSDVPLQDIARQVAEGMLEARPSRVFTFDEIREAHRVMEAGDAGGKMVVVMR
- a CDS encoding FAD-binding dehydrogenase, giving the protein MSDSSAAGLGADAIVVGAGLAGLVAACELVDRGLRVLILDQESSANLGGQAFWSFGGLFFVDSPEQRRLGIRDSHELALQDWLGTAAFDRPEDYWPRQWAHAYVDFAAGEKRRWLRDRGLKIFPLVGWAERGGYNAQGHGNSVPRFHITWGTGPALVEIFARQLRDRSTVRFAHRHRVDELIVEGGAVTGVRGTVLEPSAVPRGMASSRTAVGQFEFRAPAVIVTSGGIGGNHELVRKNWPKRMGRIPEQLLSGVPAHVDGRMIGISQQAGARVINPDRMWHYTEGITNYDPIWPLHGIRIIPGPSSLWLDATGKRLPVPLYPGFDTLGTLEYITKSGYDYTWFVLNTKIIEKEFALSGQEQNPDLTGQSLRQLLRNRARSRPPGPVQAFVDRGVDFASANSLRELVTAMNQLPAVAPLDYATVEAEVTARDREVANKFSKDGQITAIRAARGYLGDRLGRVVAPHRLTDPKAGPMIAVKLHILTRKTLGGIETDLAARVLKADGTPLNGLYAAGEVAGFGGGGVHGYRALEGTFLGGCIFSGRAAGRGVADDIA
- a CDS encoding TetR/AcrR family transcriptional regulator translates to MAHPDVQDEQRLTAKGRATRDRIVEAAAQLIVTEGLSASNMENVRRAASVSGSQLAHYFADKAALIRAVIRRQIGVVLDFHRQPKLGGLASFADFERWIDLNMRYLRRIGFFGTPTYHALAAQLAKSDDPTRETLAAGYWQWIDLLEAAIQRMKDEGVLVANAEPRRLAMVIVAAHQGGGTLAFTYRAEWPHADAVRFAVNYLRTFATDPAERLSRPARRPRRRGEDRHVKDDRPARFTHKGLATRARIVDVAARLMFERGVANTSIEQVRHAAGVGGSQIAHYFRDKRDLTREVVATRRDDVRSFHTQPPLGALDSVVALQAWADACVADIDAVYRVGGCVYGSLAGELIDADDQIHDDLSGGYDQWIELFETGLKAMRRRGDLRPDADPRHLAVSLVVAHQGGAMLTYVTGDAEPLRAAVNAAVDYVRSFATQTRKSRATSARRLRTAGPE
- a CDS encoding haloacid dehalogenase type II → MPAPSVLVFDVNETLVDIDSLAPLFAELFGDERVLREWFAQLVMYSMSATLAASYVDFSTLAQGVLRMVGGIHHVEVSDDDAGRLKSGLLTMPAHPDAWEGLAMLRDDGFRLVTLTNSPPNPDGPTALQSSGLAQFFEQQLSVDACRAFKPAPTVYRYVCDALEVAPADCMMVAAHAWDTLGAQNAGFSAALITRPGNPPLPVGGLPQPNIMARDVREFAEKLVHGRRHN
- a CDS encoding cupin domain-containing protein, with the protein product MATADGFHPDFNETTAELTHNRVHHIKASDISADTAQSEGLRRFAALNGTSVGAEKLWMGETHASPSAVSSNHHHGESETAIYVRSGHPEFVFHDGTQEMRISTSPGDYVFIPPYLPHREENPDPTTPAEVVIARSTQEAVVVNLPALYPLR
- the purQ gene encoding phosphoribosylformylglycinamidine synthase subunit PurQ, with the translated sequence MTARIGIITFPGTLDDVDAARAVRRVGAEAVSLWHADADLRGVDAVVVPGGFSYGDYLRAGAIARFAPVMGEVVAAAQRGMPVLGICNGFQVLCEAGLLPGALTRNVGLHFVCRDVWLRVASISTAWTSRFEWGAELLVPLKSGEGRYVAPDDVLEELEGEGRVVFRYLDNPNGSLHDIAGVSSANGRVVGLMPHPEHAIEALTGPSDDGLGLFYSVLDATLSV
- a CDS encoding alpha/beta fold hydrolase, which encodes MAAVHHRYATVDGHRLFFREAGDPDTPALVLLHGFPTSSYMFRHLLPALADRYHVIAPDHLGFGLSDAPSVQEFDYTFDALTDLTAGLLRALDVARYAMYVQDYGAPIGWRLALRDPSAITAVITQNGNGYDAGFVDSFWKTVRAYQCEQTPDTEAAVRQFLTLDATRWQYVTGVPDETLVDPECWHHDYALISRPGNDLVQLKLLRDYATNAPLYPQLHEYFRASQVPLLAVWGRGDEIFGPAGATAFADDLPNAEIRLLDGGHFLLEPALDEVTELIRGFLAEVDMAA
- a CDS encoding ATPase; translated protein: MAKMRQLHVYDCALTGVMPMRVILATMVVVGGLAVAFVGVVPAHAEPQTCPPVCDQIPDSAWIQRRAVPLDSVYGWPPLSSLAAHVTGTSPGPRFRFEELCGIPPVPRDPRGSAVVARATVAHPDGQWQLQAQILHWRGDTASGGSIAASVFANAVAALRACQQRAPLQSPSITSDESNRMAAVISGPVVMHSYLVAHPASSTISELTLWSSGPPQVPWPAMADDPVLSAMTAPLCEAYIASCP
- a CDS encoding YbjN domain-containing protein, which gives rise to MTNQPMCANLVERYLRTRGRRYFRGHHDGEYFFVTSAHPRRLHVHLEISPAHGDVLIIRVTPGCFFPATDRPWLVHFSDTWNRQEREVTAIVHGSSDPHRIGVVARRSHWVRQNVSFEDFAAFVDRTIADATELFDDLSPAVELATAHPLLRDAG